In a genomic window of Streptomyces katrae:
- a CDS encoding MerR family transcriptional regulator: MHSDSETLYGIGELSRITGLTVKAIRFYSDRGIVPPTGRSPAGYRLYGPDALARLHLVRTLRDLGVDLSSVRSVLDRETSLPDVAQAHVDALDVQIRTLRLRRAVLHAVARRDPTHLEIDFMHRLAALSQAQHRRLLADFVDDTFQGVRSNPEFAGLMRSAVPQLPDDPTPEQVEAWLELTELCGDPDFRAALRQTAQEQAQTPTVHDTMDAHNALDEAMRARIDEAGSAGILPTATRTASVADTLAGLYCHAFHDAGDDDLRRWLLARLQPATDPYCERYWQLAATVNGWPPSPTLAPVYTWFTTYGRRRATATASTS, from the coding sequence ATGCACAGCGACAGCGAAACGCTCTACGGCATCGGAGAGCTTTCCCGAATCACCGGCCTGACGGTGAAGGCCATCCGGTTCTACTCCGATCGCGGCATCGTCCCGCCCACCGGCCGGAGTCCCGCCGGCTACAGACTCTACGGCCCCGACGCGCTCGCACGCCTGCACCTGGTCCGCACGCTCCGCGATCTCGGAGTCGATCTGAGCAGTGTGCGCAGCGTGCTGGACAGGGAGACATCCCTGCCTGACGTCGCGCAAGCACACGTGGACGCGCTGGACGTGCAGATCCGCACCCTGCGACTGCGCCGCGCGGTCCTTCACGCAGTCGCCCGCCGTGACCCCACCCACCTGGAGATCGACTTCATGCACCGACTCGCGGCACTCTCCCAGGCACAACACCGTCGCCTGTTGGCCGACTTCGTTGACGACACCTTTCAAGGTGTCCGCTCCAACCCGGAGTTCGCGGGCCTGATGCGCTCCGCCGTCCCCCAGCTCCCTGACGATCCGACGCCCGAACAGGTCGAGGCCTGGTTGGAGCTCACCGAGCTCTGCGGCGACCCCGACTTCCGTGCGGCGCTCCGGCAGACCGCCCAGGAGCAAGCACAGACGCCGACGGTGCATGACACCATGGATGCGCACAACGCTCTCGACGAGGCGATGCGCGCGCGCATCGACGAAGCCGGATCCGCAGGGATTCTCCCCACGGCGACGCGGACGGCCTCGGTCGCGGACACACTCGCAGGCCTCTACTGCCATGCCTTCCACGACGCGGGCGACGATGATCTACGCCGCTGGCTCCTCGCTCGGCTGCAGCCTGCCACTGATCCGTACTGCGAGCGCTACTGGCAGCTCGCGGCAACGGTCAACGGCTGGCCACCGTCACCCACGCTGGCCCCCGTATACACCTGGTTCACCACCTACGGGCGCCGCCGTGCTACCGCCACGGCAAGCACGTCCTGA
- a CDS encoding group II intron maturase-specific domain-containing protein, with protein MSSRTFSALDSYVWMLTYKWAERTHPKKSKHWIVNKYFGRLNRSKANNWVFGDRATGAHLPKFAWTNIRRHQLVRGKSSPDDPALRGYWSQRRQRGHRHRWIRSASLWRPARRESVRCAANAHRRRGIRARHSTRMDRLVRRDEEAVA; from the coding sequence GTGTCCAGCCGGACGTTCTCGGCACTGGACAGCTATGTGTGGATGCTCACCTACAAGTGGGCCGAGCGCACCCACCCGAAGAAGTCGAAGCACTGGATCGTGAACAAGTACTTCGGCAGGCTCAACCGATCTAAGGCGAACAACTGGGTATTCGGTGACCGCGCCACAGGCGCACACCTTCCCAAGTTCGCCTGGACCAACATCAGACGGCATCAGCTGGTCAGAGGTAAGTCGTCACCCGACGATCCTGCCCTCCGCGGCTACTGGAGCCAACGCCGTCAACGCGGACACCGCCACCGATGGATAAGATCAGCCTCACTCTGGCGGCCCGCCAGAAGGGAATCTGTCCGCTGTGCGGCAAACGCTCATCGCCGGCGCGGAATTCGAGCCCGACACTCCACGCGAATGGATCGATTGGTTCGACGCGATGAAGAAGCGGTTGCATAA
- a CDS encoding TetR/AcrR family transcriptional regulator has translation MGTRERADAARNRAKVLSAAAELFAAGDPRTVTMEDIARAADIGRGTLYRRYPDVTSIAAALLDEHERRLQEELLHGAPPLGPGAPSAERLTAFYAAMVGLLESHGHLVLGAETGEKRFTVGAYGFWRAHVLALLRESGVPDPEALVDTLLAPLAPEVFLQQRAQGVTPDRIKAALGRLASALTAD, from the coding sequence ATGGGGACGAGGGAACGCGCGGACGCCGCCCGCAACCGGGCCAAGGTGCTCTCCGCCGCCGCCGAGCTGTTCGCCGCCGGCGATCCGCGGACGGTCACGATGGAGGACATCGCCCGGGCGGCCGACATCGGCCGCGGCACGCTCTACCGCCGCTACCCGGACGTCACGTCCATCGCCGCGGCCCTCCTCGACGAACACGAACGCCGCCTGCAGGAAGAGCTGCTGCACGGCGCTCCCCCACTGGGCCCCGGAGCGCCGTCCGCCGAGCGGCTCACCGCGTTCTACGCCGCCATGGTCGGCCTGCTGGAGAGCCACGGCCACCTCGTGCTGGGCGCCGAGACCGGCGAGAAGCGCTTCACCGTCGGGGCGTACGGCTTCTGGCGCGCCCACGTCCTCGCCCTGCTGCGCGAGTCCGGCGTCCCCGACCCGGAGGCCCTGGTGGACACCCTGCTCGCGCCGCTGGCACCGGAGGTCTTCCTCCAGCAGCGCGCACAGGGGGTGACGCCGGACCGGATCAAGGCGGCGCTGGGGCGGCTGGCGAGCGCGCTGACCGCCGACTGA
- a CDS encoding sensor histidine kinase, protein MSSTSRPFRAELSRRSAAVGRCHLAGLLGLRVAAVGAGVVGALLLLPVGVGLRLLPPGAAALRRCADRARHRAEQWSGVRITTPDPLPRTAGARGVLADAGFWRDLSWAWLEPLVGGLLVALPPSLVVYGLFGVLVQPFVWRLLDDGNWYAFVPVHSTALMLAATVLGLGFTAAGLLLAPPALRLHARWGRRLLAAPRVTELRRRVEELTDSRTEVLDRQAAELRRIERDLHDGAQARLVALGMRLDSATRLLEVDPPTARAALLEVRELSGRALEDLRGLVRGIQPPVLIDRGLGDAVRSLALDSFLDVDVEVRLAGRLPAAVESAAYFAVNELLANAAKHSAAGRVDIRLAHEDEGEEAGARGPRLRVTVTDDGRGGADPSRGTGLLGVRERLATFDGSLVLHSPQGGPTTVILEIPCASSLPKTSSC, encoded by the coding sequence ATGAGTTCGACATCACGCCCTTTCCGTGCGGAGTTGTCCCGCCGCTCGGCCGCCGTCGGCCGCTGTCACCTCGCCGGGCTGCTGGGCCTGCGGGTGGCGGCCGTCGGGGCCGGCGTCGTGGGAGCCCTGCTCCTGCTGCCCGTCGGCGTGGGCCTGCGGCTGCTGCCGCCCGGCGCAGCCGCGTTGCGCCGCTGCGCCGACCGCGCCCGCCACCGGGCGGAGCAGTGGTCGGGGGTGCGGATCACCACGCCCGATCCGCTCCCGCGGACCGCGGGGGCCCGCGGGGTCCTGGCGGACGCGGGGTTCTGGCGGGACCTGTCCTGGGCGTGGCTGGAGCCGCTGGTGGGCGGCCTGCTGGTCGCCCTGCCGCCGTCCCTGGTCGTGTACGGGCTCTTCGGGGTGCTCGTGCAGCCCTTCGTGTGGCGGCTCCTGGACGACGGCAACTGGTACGCCTTCGTCCCCGTGCACAGCACCGCCCTGATGCTCGCGGCGACCGTACTGGGCCTGGGTTTCACCGCCGCAGGGCTGCTCCTCGCCCCGCCCGCCCTGCGCCTGCACGCCCGGTGGGGGCGCCGGCTGCTCGCCGCCCCGCGCGTCACCGAACTCCGACGCCGAGTCGAAGAGCTGACGGACAGCCGGACCGAGGTGCTGGACCGGCAGGCGGCCGAACTGCGGCGCATCGAGCGGGACCTGCACGACGGGGCTCAGGCGCGGCTCGTCGCCCTCGGGATGCGCCTGGACAGCGCGACGCGGCTGCTGGAGGTCGATCCGCCGACCGCCCGGGCCGCGCTGCTGGAGGTGCGCGAACTGTCCGGGCGGGCCCTCGAAGACCTGCGCGGCCTGGTCCGGGGCATCCAGCCGCCAGTCCTGATCGACCGCGGCCTGGGCGACGCCGTACGCTCCCTGGCCCTTGACAGCTTCCTCGACGTGGACGTCGAGGTGCGGCTGGCGGGGCGGCTGCCGGCCGCCGTGGAGTCGGCCGCCTACTTCGCGGTCAACGAACTGCTGGCCAACGCGGCGAAGCACTCCGCCGCCGGCCGGGTGGACATCCGCCTCGCGCACGAGGACGAGGGCGAGGAAGCGGGCGCCAGAGGCCCGCGGCTGCGCGTGACCGTCACCGACGACGGCCGCGGCGGCGCGGACCCCTCCCGGGGGACCGGGTTGCTCGGCGTCCGGGAGCGATTGGCTACCTTCGACGGGAGCCTCGTCCTGCACAGCCCGCAGGGCGGCCCCACCACCGTCATCCTGGAGATCCCGTGCGCGTCGTCCTTGCCGAAGACCTCTTCCTGCTGA
- a CDS encoding DUF6191 domain-containing protein gives MERLGHAVRCQRMLRLLTSPLVVLVIVIPLFLLALLRKVVQQGQQRGWLPGRLAEREFGSRGVGATATEELHALIYPSKRVQLEQRRIALVLRDDEQDGAPKKTGIDLDAGTARIHRSGRSA, from the coding sequence GTGGAACGCCTGGGTCACGCCGTGCGTTGTCAGCGCATGCTGCGCTTACTCACAAGCCCGCTCGTCGTACTCGTCATCGTGATACCGCTGTTCCTGCTGGCGTTGTTGCGGAAGGTGGTTCAGCAGGGTCAGCAGCGGGGTTGGCTCCCCGGCCGTTTGGCGGAACGCGAGTTCGGAAGCAGAGGTGTGGGTGCGACCGCCACCGAAGAACTCCATGCCCTGATCTATCCGAGCAAGCGGGTCCAGCTGGAACAACGCCGCATCGCGCTGGTTCTACGGGATGACGAGCAAGACGGCGCTCCCAAGAAGACAGGGATCGATCTCGATGCGGGCACCGCCCGGATCCACCGAAGTGGCCGGTCAGCCTGA
- a CDS encoding response regulator transcription factor gives MRVVLAEDLFLLRDGLVRTLTEHGFDVVAAVDNGPGLLRALLEEPPDVAVVDVRLPPTHTDEGLQAALEARRHHRGLPVLVLSQYVDQLYANELLSSEDGAVGYLLKDRVTDTGQFIDAVRRVAAGGTVLDPQVIGRLLARGEARGTISALTPRERDVLELMAEGRSNAAIAGTLYFSESAVAKHTASIFTKLGIAPSTEDNRRVLAVLAYLRR, from the coding sequence GTGCGCGTCGTCCTTGCCGAAGACCTCTTCCTGCTGAGGGACGGCCTGGTCCGCACGCTCACCGAGCACGGCTTCGACGTCGTCGCCGCCGTCGACAACGGCCCCGGCCTCCTGCGCGCCCTGCTGGAGGAGCCGCCGGACGTGGCGGTCGTCGACGTACGCCTGCCGCCGACCCACACCGACGAGGGCCTCCAGGCCGCCCTCGAAGCCCGGCGCCACCACCGCGGCCTGCCCGTGCTCGTGCTCTCGCAGTACGTCGACCAGCTCTACGCGAACGAGCTCCTGTCGAGCGAAGACGGCGCCGTGGGCTACCTGCTGAAGGACCGGGTCACCGACACCGGCCAGTTCATCGACGCCGTACGCCGCGTAGCCGCCGGCGGCACCGTCCTGGACCCGCAGGTGATCGGACGCCTGCTGGCACGCGGCGAGGCCCGCGGCACCATATCCGCCCTCACCCCGCGCGAACGCGACGTCCTGGAATTGATGGCGGAAGGCCGCTCCAACGCCGCCATCGCGGGGACCCTGTACTTCAGCGAGAGCGCCGTCGCCAAGCACACCGCGAGCATCTTCACGAAGCTCGGCATCGCCCCCTCCACGGAGGACAACCGGCGGGTCCTCGCCGTCCTCGCCTACCTGCGCCGCTGA
- a CDS encoding HNH endonuclease: MRQTLIAGAEFEPDTPREWIDWFDAMKKRLHKHHFTYRRHGGSDESKNLRLVHSECHRRHHSGDGDGDRKRAEPVKPSGLLEP, translated from the coding sequence GTGCGGCAAACGCTCATCGCCGGCGCGGAATTCGAGCCCGACACTCCACGCGAATGGATCGATTGGTTCGACGCGATGAAGAAGCGGTTGCATAAACACCACTTCACCTACCGGCGGCATGGCGGCTCCGATGAGAGCAAGAATCTTCGGCTCGTCCACTCGGAATGCCATCGCCGGCACCATTCAGGCGACGGCGACGGCGACCGGAAAAGAGCAGAACCTGTGAAGCCTTCAGGCTTGCTTGAGCCGTGA
- a CDS encoding HAD family hydrolase, producing MPSARVGILTDQEWADNVADRLADDYGPAVCHNLGPRRADRGERDDTMVELLDRIRRHMPVGVLSNCTDALPADLEHHNITFDHVFSSASLGVDKPSPHAFRAAVDRMDIPTQRLAYFDDEPTFVHAASTTGLRAHLFTGPKDFATQMQKFGLPLGIPA from the coding sequence TTGCCGTCCGCCCGCGTCGGCATCCTCACCGACCAGGAGTGGGCCGACAACGTCGCCGACCGCCTCGCCGACGACTACGGCCCCGCCGTATGCCACAACCTCGGACCCCGGCGCGCCGACCGAGGTGAACGCGACGACACCATGGTCGAACTCCTCGACCGGATCCGCCGTCACATGCCCGTCGGCGTCCTGTCCAACTGCACCGACGCCCTTCCCGCCGACCTCGAACACCACAACATCACCTTCGACCACGTCTTCTCCTCCGCGAGCCTCGGCGTCGACAAACCCTCCCCCCACGCCTTCCGCGCCGCCGTCGACCGCATGGACATCCCCACCCAGCGCCTGGCGTACTTCGACGACGAACCCACCTTCGTCCACGCCGCTTCCACCACCGGACTCCGCGCCCACCTCTTCACCGGACCCAAGGACTTCGCCACCCAGATGCAGAAGTTCGGCCTGCCCCTCGGCATCCCCGCCTGA
- a CDS encoding SMI1/KNR4 family protein: protein MAEHELGVSFPAAYRAYLKAAKPAKRVFRPCRREWGWDWGADRQPLAELLPLPFPHPDSYVDANAELDAREPCLEDFTNEPDHADAWQAWDRECEVFEEQKTAGAVTLQDNGCGFYTLLAVTGPLAGTVWWDGRATCDLIIPLSLDHMGSARPVTFSEWLRYDSWDLLPPGWGGSSRSSS from the coding sequence ATGGCCGAGCACGAGCTCGGTGTGTCCTTCCCGGCCGCCTACCGCGCGTACCTCAAGGCGGCGAAGCCCGCCAAGCGGGTGTTCCGGCCCTGTCGAAGAGAGTGGGGCTGGGATTGGGGCGCGGATCGTCAGCCCCTGGCGGAGCTGCTGCCCCTGCCCTTTCCACACCCCGACTCATACGTGGACGCGAACGCCGAACTGGATGCCCGCGAACCCTGCCTGGAGGACTTCACCAACGAGCCGGACCACGCGGATGCCTGGCAGGCCTGGGACAGGGAATGCGAGGTCTTCGAAGAGCAGAAGACCGCCGGAGCCGTGACCCTGCAGGACAACGGCTGCGGCTTCTACACTCTGCTGGCGGTCACCGGTCCACTCGCAGGCACGGTGTGGTGGGATGGTCGCGCCACTTGTGACCTGATCATCCCGCTGTCGCTCGATCACATGGGCAGCGCCCGCCCAGTCACGTTCAGCGAGTGGCTTCGCTACGACTCCTGGGACTTGCTGCCGCCGGGCTGGGGCGGGTCCTCTCGCTCCAGCTCATAG